The proteins below are encoded in one region of Rhizobacter sp.:
- a CDS encoding SUMF1/EgtB/PvdO family nonheme iron enzyme — translation MRRAGKELLSLALMDTRNHSLRWMSAIEAALPGFAVSEPQREGLNPPLWSLGHLAWYQEHWISRNVQRQRGTQADPTALRLASIEPQADRLFDPSVVLPSLRWRLELPEPQAIRQYLADTLETTLELLDHAAEDDDALYFFRLALCHEDAQLEAFAELAQTLGFDPGLLPMIGTLASRQPVLFPATRWLLGSPPGGFAFDNEQPAHEHSVPEFEIDAQPVTWGQYCEFVEDGGYDDERHWSPEGWDWVQREGRRTPRHVDQMRQSVLMQRFGKMTRVPMSQPAMHVSWYEADAWCRWAERRLPTELEWEVAAHQGASRGVRFGQVWEWTAGSFRPYPGFMPGPDAQYSQAAFGSHKVLRGGSFATNERMRNAKHRRFLLPERDDAFSGFRSVSL, via the coding sequence ATGCGCCGCGCCGGCAAGGAATTGCTGTCGCTCGCGTTGATGGACACGCGCAACCACAGCCTGCGCTGGATGAGCGCGATCGAAGCGGCGCTGCCCGGCTTCGCGGTGAGCGAGCCGCAGCGCGAGGGCCTGAACCCGCCGCTGTGGTCGCTCGGCCACCTGGCCTGGTATCAGGAGCACTGGATCTCGCGAAACGTGCAGCGCCAGCGCGGCACCCAGGCCGACCCCACCGCGCTGCGGCTCGCGTCCATCGAGCCCCAGGCCGACCGGCTGTTCGACCCCTCGGTGGTGTTGCCCTCGCTGCGCTGGCGGCTCGAGCTGCCCGAGCCGCAGGCCATCCGCCAGTACCTGGCCGACACGCTCGAGACCACGCTCGAGCTGCTCGACCACGCGGCGGAAGACGACGACGCGCTGTACTTCTTCCGCCTCGCGCTCTGCCATGAAGACGCGCAGCTCGAAGCCTTCGCCGAGCTCGCGCAGACGCTCGGCTTCGACCCGGGCTTGCTGCCGATGATCGGCACGCTGGCGTCGCGCCAGCCGGTGCTCTTCCCGGCCACGCGCTGGCTGCTCGGCTCGCCACCCGGCGGCTTCGCGTTCGACAACGAACAGCCCGCGCACGAGCACAGCGTGCCCGAGTTCGAGATCGACGCGCAGCCCGTCACCTGGGGCCAGTACTGCGAGTTCGTGGAAGACGGCGGCTACGACGACGAGCGCCACTGGTCACCCGAAGGCTGGGACTGGGTGCAGCGAGAAGGCCGCCGCACGCCGCGCCATGTCGACCAGATGCGCCAGAGCGTGCTGATGCAGCGCTTCGGCAAGATGACGCGCGTGCCGATGTCGCAACCCGCCATGCACGTGAGCTGGTACGAGGCCGACGCCTGGTGCCGCTGGGCCGAGCGCCGCCTGCCGACCGAGCTGGAGTGGGAAGTCGCCGCGCACCAGGGCGCCTCGCGCGGCGTGCGCTTCGGTCAGGTGTGGGAGTGGACGGCGGGGAGCTTCCGCCCCTACCCAGGCTTCATGCCCGGGCCCGATGCGCAGTATTCGCAAGCCGCCTTCGGCTCGCACAAGGTGCTGCGCGGCGGCTCGTTTGCCACGAACGAGCGCATGCGCAACGCGAAGCACCGGCGCTTCCTGCTGCCCGAGCGCGACGACGCGTTCAGCGGGTTTCGCAGCGTCTCGCTCTGA